A genomic region of Streptomyces rimosus contains the following coding sequences:
- a CDS encoding catalase, translating to MTDTASQGRAAGDDRPVLTNRQGHPVHDNQNQRTVGARGPATLENYQFLEKISHFDRERIPERVVHARGVTAYGFFESYGKWGDEPVGRHTRAKLFQEAGKRTEVAVRFSTVIGGRDSSEAARDPRGFAVKFYTEDGNWDLVGNNLGVFFIRDAIKFPDVIHSLKPDPVTHEQKPARIFDFMSQTPESMHMLVNLFSPRGIPADYRHQQGFGVNTYKWVNDEGRTVLVKYHWMPKLGVRSMTEADAAAVQAQELGHATKDLYEAVGRGEYPEWELLVQMMDDHDHPELDFDPLDDTKTWPEQDFPPKPVGRMVLDRMPDNYFAENEQISFGTGVLVDGLDFSDDKMLVGRTFSYSDTQRYRVGPNYLQLPVNRAKNATVHTNQRDGLMAYEQDPHGGDPEVNYEPSLTGGLHEAREPSHDEQGPEIRGRLTRKRIPRTNDYLQAGQRFRLLADWERDDLVKNLTDLISQADRRVQERMVWHFLLVENELGLRVGEGLGIGPGDVSHLEPLRDQTLTDEDRKRLANLGDNPPRDVSGLTMTHCVPNERHAVAG from the coding sequence GTGACAGACACAGCGAGTCAGGGACGGGCGGCGGGCGACGACCGCCCGGTGCTCACCAACCGGCAGGGCCACCCGGTCCACGACAACCAGAACCAGCGGACGGTCGGCGCGCGCGGCCCGGCCACCCTGGAGAACTACCAGTTCCTCGAAAAGATCAGCCACTTCGACCGGGAGCGCATCCCCGAGCGGGTGGTGCACGCGCGCGGCGTGACCGCGTACGGCTTCTTCGAGAGCTACGGGAAGTGGGGCGACGAGCCGGTCGGCCGCCACACCCGGGCGAAGCTGTTCCAGGAGGCCGGCAAGCGCACCGAGGTGGCCGTGCGGTTCTCCACCGTGATCGGCGGCCGGGACTCCTCCGAGGCGGCCCGCGACCCGCGCGGCTTCGCCGTGAAGTTCTACACCGAGGACGGCAACTGGGACCTGGTCGGCAACAACCTGGGCGTCTTCTTCATCCGGGACGCGATCAAGTTCCCGGACGTCATCCACTCCCTCAAGCCCGACCCGGTGACCCACGAGCAGAAGCCGGCCCGGATCTTCGACTTCATGTCGCAGACGCCCGAGTCGATGCACATGCTGGTCAACCTGTTCAGCCCGCGCGGCATCCCCGCCGACTACCGGCACCAGCAGGGCTTCGGCGTCAACACCTACAAATGGGTGAACGACGAGGGCCGGACCGTCCTGGTCAAGTACCACTGGATGCCCAAGCTCGGCGTGCGCAGCATGACCGAGGCGGACGCGGCGGCGGTACAGGCCCAGGAGCTGGGCCATGCGACCAAGGACCTGTACGAGGCGGTCGGCCGCGGCGAGTACCCCGAGTGGGAGCTGCTCGTCCAGATGATGGACGACCACGACCACCCGGAGCTGGACTTCGACCCGCTGGACGACACCAAGACCTGGCCGGAGCAGGACTTCCCGCCGAAGCCGGTCGGCCGGATGGTGCTCGACCGGATGCCGGACAACTACTTCGCCGAGAACGAGCAGATCTCCTTCGGCACCGGCGTCCTCGTCGACGGGCTGGACTTCTCCGACGACAAGATGCTCGTCGGCCGGACCTTCTCCTACAGCGACACCCAGCGCTACCGGGTCGGCCCGAACTACCTCCAGCTGCCGGTCAACCGGGCCAAGAACGCCACCGTCCACACCAACCAGCGCGACGGGCTGATGGCGTACGAGCAGGACCCGCACGGGGGCGACCCGGAGGTCAACTACGAGCCGTCGCTCACCGGCGGGCTGCACGAGGCGCGGGAGCCGTCCCACGACGAGCAGGGCCCGGAGATCCGCGGCCGCCTCACCCGCAAGCGCATCCCGCGCACCAACGACTACCTCCAGGCGGGCCAGCGCTTCCGGCTGCTGGCGGACTGGGAGCGCGACGACCTGGTCAAGAACCTCACCGACCTGATCTCCCAGGCCGACCGGCGGGTCCAGGAGCGGATGGTGTGGCACTTCCTGCTGGTCGAGAACGAACTCGGTCTGCGGGTCGGCGAGGGGCTGGGCATCGGGCCCGGCGACGTGTCCCATCTGGAGCCGCTGAGGGACCAGACCCTGACCGACGAGGACCGCAAGCGGCTGGCGAACCTCGGCGACAACCCGCCGCGGGATGTCTCCGGGCTCACCATGACCCACTGCGTCCCGAACGAGCGGCACGCCGTCGCGGGCTGA